One window from the genome of Nomascus leucogenys isolate Asia chromosome 12, Asia_NLE_v1, whole genome shotgun sequence encodes:
- the LOR gene encoding loricrin, with translation MLSSLLPGYPSFSDKMSYQKKQPTPQPPVDCVKTSGGGGGGGGSGGGGCGFFSGGGSGGGSSGSGCGYSGGGGYSGGGCGGGSSGGGGGIGGCGGGSGGSVKYSGSGGSSGGGSGCFSSGGGGSGCFSSGGGGSGCVGGSSGGGSGCFSSGGGGSSVGGGSSGQAVQCQSYGGVSSGGSSGGGSGCFSSGGGGGSVCGYSGGGSGGGYSGGGSGCGGGSSGGGGSGYVSSQQVTQTSCAPQPSYGGGSSGGGGGGSGCFSSGGGGGSSGCGGGGSSGIGSGCIVSGGGSVCGGGSSGVGGGSSVGGSGSGKGVPVCHQTQQKQAPTWPSK, from the coding sequence atgctctcttctctccttccaggCTATCCTTCCTTCTCAGACAAGATGTCTTATCAGAAAAAGCAGCCCACCCCTCAGCCCCCAGTGGACTGCGTGAAGACCTCTGGcggcggtggcggtggcggcggcagcggcggtgGTGGCTGCGGCTTCTTCAGCGGCGGCGGCTCAGGGGGCGGCAGCAGCGGTTCTGGCTGCGGCTACTCCGGCGGCGGTGGCTACTCTGGCGGCGGCTGCGGCGGGGGCTCCTCCGGGGGCGGGGGCGGCATTGGAGGCTGCGGAGGGGGCTCCGGTGGGAGCGTCAAGTACTCCGGGAGCGGTGGCTCCTCCGGGGGCGGCTCTGGCTGTTTCTCCAGCGGTGGGGGCGGCTCCGGCTGCTTCTCCTCCGGTGGCGGCGGCTCCGGCTGCGTCGGCGGCTCCTCTGGGGGCGGCTCTGGCTGCTTTTCCAGCGGTGGGGGCGGCTCCTCCGTTGGCGGCGGCTCCTCGGGCCAGGCGGTCCAGTGCCAGAGCTACGGGGGTGTCTCTAGCGGCGGCTCCTCCGGGGGCGGCTCCGGCTGCTTCTCCAGCGGCGGGGGCGGCGGCTCTGTCTGCGGCTATTCCGGCGGCGGCTCTGGCGGCGGCTACTCCGGCGGCGGCTCTGGCTGCGGCGGAGGCTCCTCTGGCGGCGGCGGCTCCGGCTACGTCTCCTCGCAGCAGGTCACTCAGACCTCGTGCGCGCCCCAGCCGAGTTACGGAGGGGGGTCGTCTGGCGGTGGAGGCGGCGGCAGCGGCTGCTTCTCCAGCGGCGGGGGCGGCGGGAGCTccggctgcggcggcggcggctcctccGGGATTGGCAGCGGCTGCATCGTCAGTGGCGGGGGCTCCGTCTGCGGAGGTGGTTCCTCTGGGGTCGGCGGCGGCTCCTCCGTGGGTGGCTCCGGGAGTGGCAAGGGCGTCCCGGTCTGCCACCAGACCCAGCAGAAGCAGGCGCCTACCTGGCCGTCCAAATAG